In the genome of Verrucomicrobiota bacterium, one region contains:
- a CDS encoding DUF433 domain-containing protein translates to MKSAPTYNFPPEVPIWVDPERLSGTPCFKGTRVPVDSL, encoded by the coding sequence ATGAAATCAGCGCCGACATACAATTTTCCACCGGAGGTTCCCATCTGGGTTGACCCGGAACGGTTGAGTGGCACACCCTGCTTCAAAGGCACGCGCGTGCCGGTGGATAGCCTG